The stretch of DNA CGGCTCCGGTTTGCTGAGTCTACAGGGCACTAGTTTTGCTTTCCTGGGCCCTATTATTGGCGTGGGTACGGCAACAATCGCGGCGGGCTCATCGCCCCAGGGTGCACTGGCCTTGATTTTTGGGCTATGTTTTTTCGGAGCCTTCGTTGAAATTTTCCTCAGCCGATTTTTACACTTAGCCAGCAAGGTGATTACCCCGGTGGTGTCAGGCACGGTGGTGATGATTATTGGTCTGAGCCTCATTAAAACCGGCATTTTTAGCCTAGCTGGGGGAGCGATCGCCCTCCAAAATGAAACCTTTGGCAGTTGGCAAAATCTGGGTTTAGGCGGATTGGTGCTGCTGATTATCGTGATCATGAACATGACTGGCAACCGCTATCTGCGTATGGGAGCGATCGCCATTGGTCTAGGCGTTGGCTACATTGTTTCTATTGCCATCGGCCGGGTTGATTTCAGCAGCCTCAGCAGCTTGCCCTTGGTACGGATCCCGATTCCCTTCCGCTACGGCATGGACTTTAACTTCACGGCATTTATTCCGTTCGTGCTGCTCTATTTCATCACGGCGATTGAGACCATTGGCGACTTGACCGCGACCTCCGCCGTATCCCGACAACCGGTGAAAGGCAGTCTCTACATGCGTCGCATCAAGGGTGGAGTGCTAGGTGATGGTGTGAACTCCCTACTAGCTGCTGTGTTCAACACCTTCCCCAACACCACCTTTAGTCAGAATAACGGCGTTATCCAAATGACTGGGGTGGGCAGTCGCTACGTT from Candidatus Obscuribacterales bacterium encodes:
- a CDS encoding solute carrier family 23 protein — translated: MTTQNQPLPREQAPSGDRPSSSFDLLYGLDDRPPVGEAIFVAFQHVLASFVGIITPPLIIGGALGLEPADMGYIISMSLFVSGVATFIQCKRLGPVGSGLLSLQGTSFAFLGPIIGVGTATIAAGSSPQGALALIFGLCFFGAFVEIFLSRFLHLASKVITPVVSGTVVMIIGLSLIKTGIFSLAGGAIALQNETFGSWQNLGLGGLVLLIIVIMNMTGNRYLRMGAIAIGLGVGYIVSIAIGRVDFSSLSSLPLVRIPIPFRYGMDFNFTAFIPFVLLYFITAIETIGDLTATSAVSRQPVKGSLYMRRIKGGVLGDGVNSLLAAVFNTFPNTTFSQNNGVIQMTGVGSRYVGFFVAGIFALLGLLPVVAGLFQVLPQPVLGGATIVMFGAIAVAGINIIASAEI